From Balneolales bacterium ANBcel1:
CATTCCACCTGATCTCATGATGACCTGCGGGAACAACACCGTTAACCAGTGTGTCGACCAACTGGCCGGTCACAGTGTAAACTCTTAGTTGTACGGCTTGCCTGTCCGGAATATAAAACGTAATTGAAGTAGAAGGATTGAATGGATTCGGAAAATTATCCCCTAAAACTATCGAATGCGGTTGATGAGATAAATTTTCGGGAGGGGCCGAAGTTATGATACCGGCACCGTCGCCAACCAATCTGATTTCACTCATCTTATTCGTTCCGGCACCAAAATCATTCAACTTTTTCAAATGATTATCTGCGTGTCCGCCTCCGGGAAGATCAAAAATGTCCAGCTCGGGGTTATTACCCATTACATACGATGCAACACTGTCCGTAGCCACCGGATCCTTTCCAGCCAACAAAACATTATAATCAGCAGGTTCAAATGTCGGGTTCCAGGAACCTTCCCCTCCGACTGAATTCATAATGCCGTCAATAACCGAAAGGTGAATCGGACATGCAAAGAACAAGTCAGATATGGCATTGGGAAGATGAGTGCCTTCCTCCCCGCCTTCAACATGCAGCGCATCTCTTCTCCCCGGATTCTGAGGTGTTGCATAGGGCTGCAGAGGTACAATTCCAACCTGATTTTTAATAGAGTGAGTTACCCCGGCACTGAAATGCTGCTTCATTTTTGCAATGGACACATAAACATCAATTTCATCTAAAATACGGTTGCAAGTAAAGGAATTGTAGTATGATTTATGGTCGCCTACCTGTAACTCCATATAATCATCGTAGGGATCGGGTTTATTCAAATCTACAAACTGCATTCCCAGTTCATTTTGAGCCTCGCGATATCCGAAATCATTATATGATTCGTCATCCCATAAAGCCTCTACGGCATATATATCACCGGGATTGACCCCTTCGTCTATCAATAACTCTCCCACAGCTCTAAAAACTTCGGGGTGAGTCCACATTGTTTCCGTTACACTTCTTCCCTGATGAGCTTCATTGTATGCATTTCCCGATCCGCCCACAAGGTTCAGTTTTAATGCCACCTTATCCCCTCTTTTGACTACACCACTTAATCCGCCCAGAGATTCAAATAAATGGGCCACTTTGTTTTTTACATACGCTCTACTGTAACGATCTGCCTGGGTTAAAGCTACCTGTGAGACATAAGAAGCGTTGTTTTGGTATCCATAACCGAATACATTTTTAGAAAGCAGGTATGGTGCCGCAATTAATCCAGCCGTAGTGGAGCCAAGAGTATTAATAAATTTTCTTCTCGAATAGGTACGTTTGGATTGTTTTTGTGCGGTTGACGACAATACTTTTTCGTTTTTCATCTGTTTAATTTTTTTTGATTAAGCGGACAAATGCAATACCATGACCGGTTTTAATCATGCGCCTGGGTTTCCTGATACCAGCCCGGTCATGTTCATTTCATTGGGTTACCTCTTACTGTTTAATCGAGCATTCAATACTTTCGCTTCAGCATACCCTGATTTCAATATAATATTTTTCTGAAACACTCTGAGCTATCTCCTTTTACATTTGAATGCAGTATTTAGTTTTGATATGTTTCATTTAGCATGCATGGCATAATTTTG
This genomic window contains:
- a CDS encoding DUF362 domain-containing protein; translation: MKNEKVLSSTAQKQSKRTYSRRKFINTLGSTTAGLIAAPYLLSKNVFGYGYQNNASYVSQVALTQADRYSRAYVKNKVAHLFESLGGLSGVVKRGDKVALKLNLVGGSGNAYNEAHQGRSVTETMWTHPEVFRAVGELLIDEGVNPGDIYAVEALWDDESYNDFGYREAQNELGMQFVDLNKPDPYDDYMELQVGDHKSYYNSFTCNRILDEIDVYVSIAKMKQHFSAGVTHSIKNQVGIVPLQPYATPQNPGRRDALHVEGGEEGTHLPNAISDLFFACPIHLSVIDGIMNSVGGEGSWNPTFEPADYNVLLAGKDPVATDSVASYVMGNNPELDIFDLPGGGHADNHLKKLNDFGAGTNKMSEIRLVGDGAGIITSAPPENLSHQPHSIVLGDNFPNPFNPSTSITFYIPDRQAVQLRVYTVTGQLVDTLVNGVVPAGHHEIRWNASGVASGVYLYTLTANNFRVSKKMLYQK